The following proteins are encoded in a genomic region of Nymphalis io chromosome 16, ilAglIoxx1.1, whole genome shotgun sequence:
- the LOC126774180 gene encoding cell division cycle protein 27 homolog: MIVQEPIQVIVWDCLNNYEYDNAIFLAERLHAEVASEETAFLLGTCYYRAGRVNETQHLLQNIPLTLPQARFLLAKCSVELKSYKDAEIALGTNLDIVASEFGEQAPYALQLLAKIYNITERRSKAAEALRKALSLNPFMWKSFALLCNMGEKVDPHIVFQINNTEFTFGVSTLVNLVSNSENISFVNSNIPNNTNMNANVTPSNVATRTPMSMSTSITPEIQAPVKRMHSVFSGMAPIPFSPSFGMLPMEESPVLYTPTLTDSNEQKALPKIVNSLRAHVGQLKDAVFSPGPRCTLGPAPRRSSRLFSNNNSSYSVKENNKSPSRKFVAPKSPSRKNKQRTAKNIKTNSDTNERNKSIEVTSTIPPKNTNGVALLHLLKELGEAYKSLSFLDCKNAIKLFQEIPPKQQASPWVQTMIARAHYELAQYEAGAKIFSEIRKQYPNRSEGMDIYSTCLWHLQREAQLSALAQELVELNRNDSISWLAAGNCFSLHKERETALKFFKRAVQIDPDAAYAHALLGHEYAVAEETDKALSSFRTAVSIDPRNYVAWFGIATVYARQERWKASEVHIRRALAIHPHSGVLRCQLGLAQAALGKMDRAIATLERAVSLDTENPLCRFHRASVLLRAGRPQDALADLHHLKDIAPRESLVYYLLGKVHNKLGNSHLALMHFSWATDLDPKGTGGHIKEGFDPSKQEDAPERPS, from the exons ACCACAAGCAAGGTTTCTTTTAGCAAAATGCTCAGTTGAACTCAAATC TTACAAAGATGCTGAAATTGCATTAGGAACAAATTTAGATATTGTAGCCTCTGAGTTTGGGGAACAAGCACCGTATGCATTACAACTTCTGgcaaaaatttataacatcacAGAGCGAAGAAGTAAAGCTGCGGAGGCACTTAGGAAAGCATTGTCCTTAAATCCATTTATGTGGAAATCTTTTGCACTTCTATGCAACATGGGGGAAAAAGTAGACCCCCATATTGTATTCCAAATAAATAACACTGAATTTACATTTGGTGTTTCAACATTAGTGAATCTAGTCAGCAATTCTGAAAACATTTCATTTGTTAATAGTAACATTCCTAATAACACTAATATGAATGCTAATGTAACACCAAGTAATGTTGCTACTCGAACTCCTATGTCTATGTCGACGAGTATCACCCCAGAGATTCAAGCTCCTGTTAAACGCATGCATAGTGTATTTAGTGGTATGGCTCCAATACCTTTCTCACCATCATTTGGTATGCTGCCTATGGAAGAATCTCCAGTATTATATACTCCAACTTTAACAGATTCAAATGAGCAGAAAGCTTTACCGAAAATAGTTAACTCTTTAAGAGCACATGTTGGTCAACTGAAAGATGCAGTGTTTAGTCCAGGACCTAGATGTACACTCGGCCCTGCTCCACgaagatcatcacggttgtttAGTAATAACAATAGTAGTTATTcagttaaagaaaataataaatcaccTAGTCGGAAATTTGTAGCTCCTAAAAGCCCttcaagaaaaaataaacagcgTACagccaaaaatataaaaacaaactctgACACTAATGAAAGGAATAAAAGCATAGAAGTTACATCTACGATACCACCAAAGAACACTAATGGTGTAGCCTTGTTACACCTACTAAAAGAGCTAGGAGAGGCTTATAAGTCGCTGTCATTTTTAGATTGTAAAAATGCTATTAAACTATTTCAAGAAATTCCACCCAAACAGCAAGCATCGCCATGGGTGCAGACTATGATAGCTCGAGCTCATTATGAATTAGCACAATATGAGGCAGGAGCTAAAATTTTTTCTGAAATTAGAAAACAATATCCAAATCGTTCAGAAGGCATGGATATTTACAGTACATGTCTCTGGCATCTCCAGCGTGAAGCACAGTTATCAGCATTAGCACAAGAACTGGTAGAACTTAATAGAAATGACTCTATATCCTGGTTAGCAGCAGGCAATTGCTTTTCTCTACATAAAGAACGTGAAACTGCTCTGAAATTTTTCAAACGAGCTGTCCAAATAGACCCTGATGCTGCTTATGCACATGCACTGTTAGGCCATGAATATGCTGTGGCTGAAGAAACTGATAAAGCACTTTCTAGTTTTCGAACTGCAGTTAGTATTGACCCACGTAATTACGTCGCGTGGTTCGGTATAGCGACAGTTTATGCTCGTCAAGAACGTTGGAAAGCATCAGAAGTCCATATACGTCGAGCTTTAGCTATTCATCCCCACTCAGGTGTTTTACGTTGTCAACTCGGTTTAGCTCAAGCAGCTTTAGGTAAAATGGATCGTGCAATAGCAACCCTTGAAAGAGCCGTGTCATTAGACACGGAGAATCCTTTATGTCGCTTTCATAGAGCCTCAGTTTTGTTGCGTGCTGGAAGACCTCAAGATGCTTTGGCTGATTTGCATCATTTAAAAGATATTGCTCCGAGGGAATCATTAGTTTACTATTTACTTGGTAAAGTTCATAATAAATTGGGTAATTCTCATTTAGCTTTAATGCATTTCAGTTGGGCTACTGATTTAGATCCGAAAGGTACCGGTGGACATATAAAAGAAGGTTTTGACCCATCAAAACAAGAAGATGCGCCCGAAAGACCATCTTAA